A portion of the Pleuronectes platessa chromosome 15, fPlePla1.1, whole genome shotgun sequence genome contains these proteins:
- the LOC128456556 gene encoding fasciculation and elongation protein zeta-1-like, with the protein MEAPLVCLDEEFEDLRPCRMDELDNPDLDNPDLDNPDLDNPELDYSSYSTTTTVPLATITREDFSELENFSEMMSFKSMEDLVNEFDEKLNVCFHNYNTKTEVLAPIRNQSHSQEDEEQLQDEE; encoded by the coding sequence ATGGAAGCCCCTCTCGTGTGTTTGGATGAGGAGTTTGAGGATCTGCGGCCGTGTCGGATGGACGAACTGGACAATCCAGACCTGGACAATCCAGACCTGGACAATCCAGACCTGGACAATCCAGAACTGGACTACTCCTCTtactccaccaccaccaccgtccCACTGGCCACCATCACCAGGGAAGACTTCTCCGAGCTGGAGAACTTCTCTGAGATGATGAGCTTCAAGTCGATGGAGGACCTGGTCAACGAGTTTGACGAGAAGCTCAATGTCTGCTTCCACAATTACAACACAAAGACGGAGGTCCTGGCACCCATACGCAACCAGTCACACAgccaggaggatgaggagcagcttcaggatgAAGAGTGA